TCAGATCGCCGTAGCCCTGCAGGTATGTGGCCAGCCGTGCGACGGTCTTCTTCAGCCGCAGTTCCTCGGGCAGGTGATCGCCGACGGTGGCGAAGCACGACCACACCCGCACGCTGGCCGGATCACGACCGGCTTGCTCGGCGGCTTCCTTGACGGTCTTGACGCAACGCGCCAACGTCTCCGGGGTGAAGTAGGTGTGCAGGATGACGTCATCGAAAGCCCGGCCGCCGAGCTTCAGTGTCTCCGGGCCGAACGCCACCAGCGCCAGCCTGATGTCCTCGTTGAAATCCGGGTCCAGGAAGAGGACCGGGTACTTCCCCAACGGCCCGTCGTGGTTGAAGATCAGCTCGCCGTGCCAGAGCCGGCGCATCACCTGAGCGAAGTCCTCCATCTGCGCGGTGGTCACCGGCGGAATGCCGAATGCACCGTAGATCGCCGCAATGCCGCGGCCGATGCCGAGCGTGAAGCGGCCACCGGAGAGCCGGTGCATCGTGGTCGCCCACGAGCCGGTGATCAGCGGGTGGCGGGTGTTGTGATTGGTTGCCGCCGTGGCGATCTGCATCCGGCTCGTCACCGCGCACGCCGCGCCCACCAGCGAGGAGGCCTCCTTGACGTTCCAGCGTTCGGAGATGAAGGCGGTGCCGAAGCCGAGCTCCTCGCCGCGGCGGGCTTCGTCCATCAGGGTCGCCGGCCCCTCCCCGCCGGCACCCGCCAGCAGGTAGTAGCCCAGTTCGTCCAGCACCTGCTCGCTCATGCCCAAACTCCTTGTTTGTAGCCGCAATTCCACACTTCGGTGATCCGGCCGTCGACGACGCGGAAGATCTCCATACTGCCGACGGTCGTCTCCATACCGTCCTTGAGTGTCATGGGCGATTGGTAGACGATCGCGACGTGCTCGCCGTCGTCCCCGGCCACCACCAGATTGAGATCGAACCGGATCTCGTCGAACATCTCCAGGTGGTCGACGACGCGCTTGACCGCCTCGGCATGGGTGAGCACCACTGCGTCACCGACTTCGTGACGAATCACGCTGTCGCCCAGCAGCTCATCGGCAAGCGCGATGTCGCGGTCGTTCCAGACCACCAGGTTGTACAGCTCGACGACCTCGCGTGCCGTGCGGCTCATCCGAACACCTCCAGCGCGTCGATGTCGGCGATGGTCGCCACCGCCCGATCGGTCAGTGTCAGGCAGAGGTCGCGTGAGCGCTGCGGCAACGCATCCCAGCCGAGCAACGTGATGACGGGCAGTACGATCAGGAATCCGGTCGCCAATCGGTAGTGCCGCCACGCTTCGTCGAACGAGTAGCCGACGTCGCCCAGGTCGCGAAGATAGCCGCGCAGTAGCGTCTCGTCCTGACCGCGCCGGATATCTGTGGGCAGGCCCTGGCTGACCAGATACGCGATGTCCACCGCACCGGCTCCGACACAAGCGAACTGGAAGTCCACCACCTTCATCCGATCGCCCGAGAAGAACATGTTGTCGGCGCGGATGTCGCCGTGCAGCAGCATCGACCGTCCGGTCAAACCGTCGAGCGCTGTGGCGGCGTGCTCGGTGAACCGCTCTGCGAAACGGGCAACCGACTCGGGCACCGGCGCCGCCGAATGCGTTCGGTAGATCTCCCAGCCAGGCCCGAACGCCGGCACCAGAAGGTCCCGCACCGCAGCCATGTCGAAACTCGGAAACACCTGCAGAGCAGCAGTATTGGATGGCTCGACCGACCATGCGTGCAATCCGGCCAACTGCTGGATGCACAGCCGTGCCCGCTCGATCGACAACCCCGCCAGGTGGTCGGCGTTCTCCCACTCCCGCAGGTCTTCCATCACCAGCACGAAATCGGCTGAGTCGTCGGCCATCCGCGCCGCGTAGACGTGCGGCGTGCCCAGCGGTGCCCGGCCCGCGATATCGCGATAGAAGGCCAGCTCCCGCCGGTAGCCGCCAAGCAGCTCCATCGCGCCTCGGGCCTCCGATTGCGCGGCCAGCTTGGCGATCACCGTCGGCGGAACACCCTCGCCGGTGAGGTGCAGGCGGTACAGCAGCGACGAGAATCCGCTGTCCTGGGCGATCTGTTCGGCGACGACGTCCGTCACGGTCGCGTGCAGTGCCTCGGTGAGCCATGCCGGGTCGACGGCATCGATGCCTGACGGCACCCGTGCCGTCGCTGAAGTCACCCTCGCAAGATAGTTGCGAGGTGTTTAATATGCAAGGGTGCCCTCCCCCGCACGCGGTTTGACGCAGCCCGAACGAGTCGAGACTTCCCGGCGCCGCCTGATGGAAGCCGCCGCCGAGCTGATCGTCGAGAAAGGCTGGGAGGCAACCACTGCCGCCGAGATCGGACGCCGAGCCGGATACAGCCGCACGATGGTGCACGCCCGCTTCGGCGGCAAGGAGGCAATCCTCGAGGACTTCCTCCAGGAGTACGTCAGCCGACTCAACCCGGATCTCGTTGCACACGCGACCGGCATGGACCAGGTGCTTGCCCACATCGACCGGATCCGCGACTTGTACGACCATGACCGGGACGTACTGCGCGCGATGTTCGTCTCCACCTTCGAGGCGATGAAGACCACGTCGCCACTTCGCGAACGAGTTCAGGACCAGTTGGCCGCAGGCGTCGCCAATGTGGCTGAGGGCCTACGAAAAGGACAGCGGGACAGGTCGGTTCGCACCGGCATCGATCTCGACCGGGCCGTCAGCGATATCACCGCCGCGTTCTTCGGCCTCGCCTTCCAGTGGGTCGCGCTTCCGTCCGGGTTCGACCTGGACGCCGAGTTGATGCATGCGCGGGACCGGATCGTCCGGGATTACGGCGCCTGAGTCAGCGAACGCAGGAACTGCTCCGTCTGCGCCTGCACGGCGCCGGAGAACAGATGCCCGACATGGCCGCCGTCGTGCCAGTACAGCTGCCCGCCCCAGTGGTCGTGCAGGGCCAGCGCGGACTGCCGGTAGGCCATCTGGTCGTGCCACGCCCCGACGATCAGCCGCCGGTCCGGGGGCGGTAACGGGTCGAGCGCGAGCGGATCGATCACCGAGGTCAGGTCTGACACGGTGTCGGATGCCATTGCGGCTCCGACCATATCGGCCGCCGATCCCCACCGGTGCAGATGCCGGGCGATCATCCCGTTCAGTCCGAGGATCGGCGTGTAGAGCGCGACGGCGCGGACCCGGTCGTCCAGGCCCGCGACCATGGCTGCGACCGCACTCCCCAGCGACAACCCGGAGACGGCGATCGTGGTCGAGTCGGGCTCGATCCACCCGATCACCGCACGCACCTCCGAGACCGCGCGGACCATTCCCGCGACGTTTGCGACCGGGTCGGTGCCGGGATACGCCGGCCAGCGGTCGCGCCGCGGCCCATGTCCGGGCTGGACGGGCAGCGCGACATTGAAGCCCAGCTCCCGGTGGATGCGCCCGACCCTGGCGACCAGGATGTCCGACATGCCGCCCTGCCCCGCGCCGTGCACCCACACCAGCCAGGGCCGTGGTCCGTCGTCGTGGCGGAACAGC
This is a stretch of genomic DNA from Mycobacterium sp. ELW1. It encodes these proteins:
- a CDS encoding TIGR03857 family LLM class F420-dependent oxidoreductase, giving the protein MSEQVLDELGYYLLAGAGGEGPATLMDEARRGEELGFGTAFISERWNVKEASSLVGAACAVTSRMQIATAATNHNTRHPLITGSWATTMHRLSGGRFTLGIGRGIAAIYGAFGIPPVTTAQMEDFAQVMRRLWHGELIFNHDGPLGKYPVLFLDPDFNEDIRLALVAFGPETLKLGGRAFDDVILHTYFTPETLARCVKTVKEAAEQAGRDPASVRVWSCFATVGDHLPEELRLKKTVARLATYLQGYGDLMVTTNNWDPAVLERFRADSVVQSVGGGIDHKATAEQIEHIATLIPDEWLEPSATGSAEQCVDRIRKEFDYGADAVIMHGATPDELEPVVAAYRQAVR
- a CDS encoding nuclear transport factor 2 family protein, whose product is MSRTAREVVELYNLVVWNDRDIALADELLGDSVIRHEVGDAVVLTHAEAVKRVVDHLEMFDEIRFDLNLVVAGDDGEHVAIVYQSPMTLKDGMETTVGSMEIFRVVDGRITEVWNCGYKQGVWA
- a CDS encoding phosphotransferase, translated to MTSATARVPSGIDAVDPAWLTEALHATVTDVVAEQIAQDSGFSSLLYRLHLTGEGVPPTVIAKLAAQSEARGAMELLGGYRRELAFYRDIAGRAPLGTPHVYAARMADDSADFVLVMEDLREWENADHLAGLSIERARLCIQQLAGLHAWSVEPSNTAALQVFPSFDMAAVRDLLVPAFGPGWEIYRTHSAAPVPESVARFAERFTEHAATALDGLTGRSMLLHGDIRADNMFFSGDRMKVVDFQFACVGAGAVDIAYLVSQGLPTDIRRGQDETLLRGYLRDLGDVGYSFDEAWRHYRLATGFLIVLPVITLLGWDALPQRSRDLCLTLTDRAVATIADIDALEVFG
- a CDS encoding TetR/AcrR family transcriptional regulator codes for the protein MPSPARGLTQPERVETSRRRLMEAAAELIVEKGWEATTAAEIGRRAGYSRTMVHARFGGKEAILEDFLQEYVSRLNPDLVAHATGMDQVLAHIDRIRDLYDHDRDVLRAMFVSTFEAMKTTSPLRERVQDQLAAGVANVAEGLRKGQRDRSVRTGIDLDRAVSDITAAFFGLAFQWVALPSGFDLDAELMHARDRIVRDYGA
- a CDS encoding PHB depolymerase family esterase; amino-acid sequence: MGLSSAHRLATQLGGVLPRSLAALHRSQDWSPLSARGVRQVAEVALDELVVTGMTLMSSPPRLDRPVEDYAGVAAELAALGVAGVHRAPEPLEVTNIRAVSAGVLSYERMSYDHDPQLVSALAAEGHDGPAGAEVVLFRHDDGPRPWLVWVHGAGQGGMSDILVARVGRIHRELGFNVALPVQPGHGPRRDRWPAYPGTDPVANVAGMVRAVSEVRAVIGWIEPDSTTIAVSGLSLGSAVAAMVAGLDDRVRAVALYTPILGLNGMIARHLHRWGSAADMVGAAMASDTVSDLTSVIDPLALDPLPPPDRRLIVGAWHDQMAYRQSALALHDHWGGQLYWHDGGHVGHLFSGAVQAQTEQFLRSLTQAP